In a genomic window of Acidilobus saccharovorans 345-15:
- a CDS encoding 2-oxoacid:acceptor oxidoreductase family protein, translating into MYTELRFHGRGGQGAVTAATILARAALFEGKWAQAIPEFGAERRGAPVRVYARISDKPIQVHSTVVEPDIVVVLDYELLKLVDVTEGLKPEGIVVLNSPVNTSPFPKFRTFCVNATRIAKDLNLVVSGWPTVNTAMVGALAKASGVVSIDSVVKAISEYFSSPSLAKANSDAAVKAFEEITQC; encoded by the coding sequence ATGTATACAGAGCTTAGATTTCATGGCAGGGGAGGGCAGGGCGCAGTAACCGCAGCTACCATACTTGCAAGAGCAGCGCTCTTTGAGGGCAAGTGGGCCCAGGCAATACCCGAGTTCGGGGCCGAGAGGAGGGGCGCCCCTGTCCGCGTCTATGCGAGGATCTCTGATAAGCCTATTCAGGTGCACAGCACCGTCGTAGAACCTGACATAGTGGTAGTCCTTGATTATGAGCTTCTGAAGCTGGTAGACGTTACGGAGGGCCTGAAGCCTGAAGGCATCGTAGTGTTAAACTCCCCGGTTAACACAAGCCCCTTCCCTAAGTTCAGGACCTTCTGTGTCAACGCAACTAGGATTGCTAAGGACCTGAACCTTGTGGTCAGCGGGTGGCCAACGGTTAACACTGCAATGGTGGGCGCTCTGGCCAAGGCCAGCGGCGTTGTTAGCATAGATTCCGTGGTAAAGGCCATAAGCGAGTACTTCAGCTCTCCATCGCTAGCTAAAGCTAACAGCGACGCAGCAGTAAAGGCTTTCGAAGAGATAACGCAATGCTAA
- a CDS encoding Zn ribbon-containing protein — protein MARRRKRRIKQVKRVRKPSRYFQCPRCGAMTLTVDFKKLDSANEKLAIARCGTCHLYCELRVPITLDKVDVYNKISDLAYENRLDECSRPTSEEDSEGEEEGSEEGEEE, from the coding sequence GTGGCGAGGAGGAGGAAGAGAAGAATTAAACAAGTCAAAAGAGTGAGGAAGCCTTCAAGGTACTTCCAGTGCCCTCGCTGCGGCGCTATGACGCTGACTGTGGACTTCAAAAAGTTGGACTCAGCTAATGAGAAGCTAGCGATAGCTAGATGTGGTACATGCCACCTGTACTGCGAGCTCAGGGTCCCGATAACTCTTGACAAGGTTGACGTGTATAACAAAATATCTGACCTAGCCTATGAAAACCGCCTAGACGAATGCTCGCGTCCAACATCTGAGGAGGATAGCGAAGGCGAGGAGGAGGGTAGCGAGGAGGGAGAGGAGGAATAA
- a CDS encoding vWA domain-containing protein, with translation MSEDKERKDREKRPPMSVHPEVGLIDEIKLYRGEKVLSVAKKIAEKDLDQRISAALAVDVFYTYYLPVPLIPEQSETDDKDMSFRRSIVSSMVKSESLWKSKIYTTADTLTSIVASASFIERLNRLLPPPEGSGGGNKSQEQQEQQEQEGPESGPPNIQEAVQKAAEAAMKDSEMAKKIKMTAERLGAGKGSVFSLESSAELVLRLARETDVARILEKIEGFKLPSVKGRNTTKFSKGWVSGLEYGGDVERIHYSQLALPADLFYADLANGKLLLYEKELPASRGPIYVLLDKSGSMVGSKIDWARAVAVALFKKSMDEGRTFIVRFFDSIPYSSMVVRSNSKPNDVLRLLSYLARVKAGGGTDITRAVSSAVDDIDKMKLGGKDRPSDIILITDGEDRLSPEVLQRMLKKVNAHLHSVMIQGHNTFLQQVSYRYLTVRKLERKEALEVIDFS, from the coding sequence ATGAGCGAGGACAAGGAGAGGAAAGATCGTGAGAAACGGCCCCCAATGAGCGTCCACCCAGAGGTAGGCTTAATAGATGAGATAAAACTTTACCGTGGGGAGAAGGTCCTCTCTGTAGCTAAGAAAATAGCAGAGAAGGACCTCGATCAGAGGATATCAGCGGCTCTGGCCGTCGACGTCTTTTACACGTACTACTTGCCTGTGCCTCTGATACCAGAGCAGAGCGAGACCGATGATAAGGACATGAGCTTCAGGAGATCTATAGTCTCATCTATGGTGAAGAGTGAGAGCCTTTGGAAGTCCAAGATCTACACTACGGCGGACACCCTAACTAGCATAGTAGCCTCTGCGTCATTCATAGAGAGGCTGAACAGGCTCCTTCCGCCTCCTGAGGGCTCAGGCGGAGGCAACAAGTCGCAGGAGCAGCAGGAACAGCAGGAGCAGGAGGGGCCTGAGTCAGGACCCCCTAACATCCAGGAGGCGGTTCAGAAGGCTGCCGAGGCCGCGATGAAGGACTCCGAGATGGCAAAGAAAATAAAGATGACGGCCGAGAGGCTAGGCGCGGGCAAGGGGAGCGTCTTCTCCCTTGAGAGCTCCGCCGAGCTGGTGTTAAGGCTTGCAAGGGAGACGGACGTCGCTAGGATACTTGAGAAAATTGAGGGCTTCAAGCTGCCCTCAGTAAAGGGCAGGAACACCACCAAGTTCTCTAAGGGCTGGGTCTCAGGGCTTGAGTACGGGGGCGACGTAGAGAGAATTCACTACAGCCAGCTCGCGCTCCCCGCTGACCTCTTTTATGCGGACCTGGCCAACGGCAAGCTGCTACTTTACGAGAAGGAGCTGCCAGCCTCCAGGGGGCCCATCTACGTGCTCCTTGATAAGAGCGGCAGCATGGTAGGCTCTAAGATAGACTGGGCCAGGGCAGTTGCCGTGGCCCTCTTCAAGAAATCCATGGACGAGGGTAGGACGTTTATAGTTAGGTTCTTCGATTCCATACCCTATAGCTCGATGGTAGTGAGAAGTAACTCAAAGCCCAACGACGTGTTAAGGCTGCTCTCTTATCTTGCAAGGGTGAAGGCCGGCGGAGGAACCGACATAACTAGGGCCGTCTCATCAGCGGTTGATGACATTGACAAGATGAAGTTGGGGGGCAAGGACAGGCCAAGCGACATAATATTGATTACTGACGGCGAGGACCGGCTTAGCCCTGAGGTCCTCCAGCGCATGTTAAAGAAGGTCAATGCACACCTCCACTCAGTCATGATACAGGGGCACAACACTTTCCTACAGCAGGTCTCGTACAGGTATCTGACGGTGCGCAAACTCGAGCGTAAGGAAGCCCTAGAAGTTATAGACTTCAGCTAA
- a CDS encoding MazG nucleotide pyrophosphohydrolase domain-containing protein yields MELRCVQRAMKDEYFNRDSERGLFPTFAWFVEEVGELGEALLKRDKSGISEELADVIAWAISIANLLDIDVEEALRGKYGQELAKAGCCEGVKS; encoded by the coding sequence TTGGAGCTTAGGTGTGTTCAGAGGGCCATGAAGGACGAGTATTTCAACAGGGACAGCGAGAGGGGCCTCTTTCCAACTTTTGCGTGGTTTGTAGAAGAGGTTGGGGAGCTTGGCGAGGCCCTGTTGAAGAGGGATAAGTCAGGCATCTCGGAGGAGCTTGCAGATGTCATAGCGTGGGCCATAAGCATAGCTAATCTACTTGACATAGATGTCGAGGAGGCGCTGCGGGGCAAATATGGGCAAGAGCTTGCTAAGGCCGGCTGTTGCGAAGGCGTAAAGAGTTAA
- a CDS encoding transketolase C-terminal domain-containing protein yields MTMKALTGNHAVSEAVKLARVEVIAAYPITPQTTMVEKLAEMVDKGELEAKMIRVESEHSALAATLGAAAAGARAFTATSSHGLLYMHEVLWWTAGARIPVVMAVAARAIGPPWNIHVEHSDVMDQRDTGWIISVAQENQEAFDLTLQAFRISEDPRVYLPMIVTLDGFILSHTVAPVDIPSQEEVDNWLPPRRQPYVITPESNVVMGNIASDEDYFMMRYSIQAAMKAAKQVISEVDLEYGKAFGRSYGGLVECYRCDDADYVIVITGSWAGDAKKAADMLRDKGVRAGVARIRFVRPWPEEDLRDKLSNKKGVIVFDRSVSFGSYGQLFSDTAATLYGTKVSMRGVIAGLGGVDVRPDDIMSEVMDFVGRVEEVGLVYEPQRWMLPKKYAQVGKEVGL; encoded by the coding sequence ATGACAATGAAAGCTCTGACAGGCAACCATGCGGTCTCTGAAGCTGTGAAGCTGGCTAGGGTCGAGGTAATAGCGGCTTACCCGATAACTCCTCAGACAACCATGGTTGAGAAGCTCGCCGAGATGGTGGACAAAGGCGAGCTTGAGGCTAAGATGATAAGGGTGGAGAGCGAGCACAGCGCCCTAGCAGCCACCCTAGGAGCGGCGGCAGCAGGGGCCAGGGCTTTCACGGCAACTTCAAGTCATGGGCTCCTGTATATGCATGAGGTGCTCTGGTGGACCGCAGGGGCCAGGATACCGGTCGTTATGGCTGTGGCGGCCAGGGCCATAGGGCCGCCGTGGAACATCCACGTTGAGCACAGCGACGTCATGGATCAGAGGGACACCGGGTGGATAATATCTGTGGCCCAGGAGAACCAGGAGGCGTTTGACCTGACGCTGCAGGCCTTCAGGATAAGCGAGGACCCCAGGGTATACCTTCCCATGATCGTCACACTTGACGGCTTCATATTATCCCACACAGTGGCCCCCGTAGACATACCTTCACAGGAGGAGGTCGACAACTGGTTGCCGCCGAGGAGGCAGCCCTACGTGATCACGCCTGAGAGCAACGTGGTAATGGGCAACATAGCGTCGGACGAGGACTACTTCATGATGAGGTACTCCATACAGGCGGCCATGAAGGCGGCCAAGCAGGTTATAAGTGAGGTTGACCTTGAGTATGGAAAGGCCTTTGGAAGGTCTTACGGCGGACTGGTGGAGTGCTACCGCTGCGACGACGCGGATTACGTGATAGTAATAACGGGCAGCTGGGCCGGCGACGCTAAGAAGGCCGCTGATATGTTGAGGGACAAGGGAGTTAGGGCGGGCGTCGCGAGGATCAGGTTTGTCAGGCCATGGCCTGAGGAGGACCTCAGGGATAAGCTATCCAACAAGAAGGGGGTAATAGTGTTTGACAGGAGCGTCTCATTTGGAAGCTATGGGCAGCTCTTCAGCGACACGGCGGCAACGCTGTACGGAACCAAGGTGTCCATGAGAGGCGTCATAGCGGGACTTGGAGGCGTCGACGTGAGGCCTGATGACATAATGTCTGAGGTTATGGATTTCGTAGGCAGGGTTGAGGAGGTGGGCCTCGTGTATGAACCGCAGAGGTGGATGCTGCCTAAGAAGTATGCCCAGGTAGGTAAGGAGGTGGGCCTCTGA
- a CDS encoding preprotein translocase subunit Sec61beta, with product MPDKKKSASSSKKRKESGPLAAAGLVAFYENYKSKIEISPTSLVIISAVIAAAVIIARMVVH from the coding sequence ATGCCTGATAAGAAAAAGAGCGCCTCAAGCAGCAAGAAGAGGAAGGAATCAGGACCACTGGCCGCGGCTGGCCTCGTGGCCTTCTACGAGAACTATAAGTCTAAGATTGAGATCTCGCCTACCTCACTCGTTATCATATCTGCCGTAATAGCGGCAGCCGTCATCATAGCCAGGATGGTAGTTCACTAA
- the porB gene encoding pyruvate synthase subunit PorB, with translation MPIRLADLPRRRYGMPGNAACPGCPETMGLRYVKMALGDNVVLVIPAGCSSVIQGIVPKSGINFPVLNIVFASAASSAAGMEAAFEMMGKNYNVVVWAGDGGTADIGFQSMSGAAERNDNIIYICVDNEAYMNTGIQRSGLTPYGAWTTTTYAGKTEKKKPLPFIMIAHNVPYVATASVGYPQDFIEKLRKAASIKGFKYIHLHAPCPIGWRFDPGLTAKIAQLAVQTGVFPLFEYENGKFRLSSYSGMYRNPQKRAPLAEYLKLQGRFQPVLKDPEKLKGLQEEIDAMWRWIEMLEKYGPQALK, from the coding sequence ATGCCCATAAGGCTGGCCGACCTTCCCAGGAGAAGGTACGGGATGCCAGGGAACGCCGCGTGCCCTGGCTGCCCCGAGACCATGGGGCTAAGATATGTTAAGATGGCGCTTGGGGACAACGTGGTGCTAGTGATACCCGCTGGCTGTAGCAGCGTCATCCAGGGAATAGTGCCTAAGAGCGGCATAAACTTCCCAGTGCTCAACATAGTCTTCGCCTCAGCGGCGAGCTCTGCAGCTGGCATGGAAGCTGCTTTCGAGATGATGGGCAAGAACTATAACGTAGTTGTCTGGGCCGGCGACGGTGGAACCGCCGACATAGGATTCCAATCCATGAGCGGGGCCGCCGAGCGCAATGACAACATAATTTACATATGCGTAGACAACGAGGCTTATATGAACACCGGCATTCAGAGGAGCGGTCTAACGCCATATGGTGCATGGACTACCACAACCTACGCAGGAAAGACTGAGAAGAAGAAGCCCCTGCCCTTCATAATGATAGCCCACAACGTGCCTTACGTGGCCACCGCCAGCGTCGGCTACCCGCAGGACTTTATAGAGAAGCTTAGGAAGGCAGCCTCGATAAAGGGCTTCAAGTACATACACCTACACGCGCCATGCCCGATAGGGTGGAGGTTCGACCCAGGGCTTACCGCTAAGATAGCCCAGCTGGCGGTTCAGACAGGGGTCTTCCCCCTGTTCGAGTATGAGAACGGCAAGTTCAGGCTGAGCTCCTACAGCGGCATGTATAGGAACCCACAGAAGAGGGCGCCCCTTGCAGAGTACCTAAAGCTTCAGGGCAGGTTCCAGCCCGTGCTTAAGGACCCGGAGAAGCTCAAGGGCCTGCAGGAAGAGATTGACGCCATGTGGCGCTGGATAGAGATGCTGGAGAAGTACGGCCCTCAGGCGCTGAAGTGA
- a CDS encoding AAA family ATPase: MKLASQFLTELEAPFVGRHEESLVITLALMTGEHVVLIGEPGTAKSAIARRSADLLNARFFKYLLTKFTEPSELFGPLDIKSLRQGVYRRITAGKLPEAEIAFLDEIFNANSAVLNSILSIMQERVLYDGYTEIKVPLWTLVGASNRVPEEPELEALYDRFLFRQSVRPLDEESWDSLLDAAWKLEMGISQSAPKVMTMDDLRAINNLMFKVDLSPVKSKLIRLFMIMNEKELHISDRRKGKILKAIAAHAMLEGRMQATESDLIVLRYTVPKDIDDFDKVNTILVEELKTKERILRELDEIANNVKNAEKSIKELEAFDPRLLDIYKNLKVAKGKIQSLVQDVEDEEVRKKAEEVDEMIENLTQEIMIKLNM; encoded by the coding sequence ATGAAGCTGGCCTCGCAGTTTCTTACCGAGCTTGAGGCACCATTCGTGGGCAGGCACGAGGAGTCGCTAGTAATAACGCTGGCCCTCATGACGGGCGAGCACGTGGTGCTCATAGGGGAGCCAGGCACGGCTAAGAGCGCCATAGCAAGGAGGTCCGCTGACCTTCTTAATGCCAGGTTCTTCAAGTACCTCCTGACAAAGTTTACAGAGCCCAGTGAGCTCTTCGGACCACTTGACATAAAGTCGCTCAGGCAGGGAGTTTATAGGAGGATAACGGCTGGAAAGCTGCCGGAGGCTGAGATAGCGTTCCTGGACGAGATATTTAATGCCAACAGCGCCGTGCTCAACAGCATACTCAGCATAATGCAGGAAAGAGTCCTATATGACGGCTATACCGAGATAAAGGTACCGCTTTGGACCCTCGTAGGAGCGTCCAACAGGGTTCCCGAGGAGCCCGAACTCGAGGCCCTGTACGACAGGTTCCTCTTCAGGCAGAGCGTCAGGCCGCTGGATGAGGAGTCATGGGACAGCCTCCTTGATGCCGCGTGGAAGCTCGAAATGGGGATCTCGCAGTCAGCCCCTAAAGTTATGACAATGGATGACCTCAGGGCCATCAACAACCTCATGTTTAAGGTTGACCTAAGTCCCGTAAAGAGCAAGCTGATAAGGCTCTTCATGATTATGAATGAGAAGGAGCTTCACATAAGCGACAGGAGAAAGGGCAAGATATTGAAGGCCATAGCGGCCCACGCGATGCTCGAGGGCAGAATGCAGGCCACAGAGTCGGACCTCATAGTGCTCAGGTATACCGTGCCCAAGGACATAGACGATTTTGACAAGGTGAACACCATATTGGTGGAGGAGCTCAAGACCAAGGAGAGGATACTGCGCGAGCTTGACGAGATAGCTAACAACGTTAAGAACGCCGAGAAGTCAATAAAGGAGCTTGAGGCATTCGACCCAAGGCTCCTGGACATATACAAGAACTTAAAGGTAGCAAAAGGCAAGATACAAAGCCTCGTACAGGACGTCGAAGATGAGGAGGTCAGGAAGAAGGCTGAGGAGGTTGACGAGATGATAGAGAATCTGACGCAGGAAATCATGATAAAGTTAAACATGTGA
- a CDS encoding TatD family hydrolase: MSANESSKVPIADAHSHINAVRGLSANEFAEAFRKANGWFVALVGVSPWDYGAMPPSLRDAYLKSVDIHVKTCSEMRSKGVSVACIDGFYPGDVDKLLSMGLKPSEVLNLGREVLQYELTLCRNGLLDGIGEVGRQHYKAMPLSLLVSELLMEEAIKAGSEEDCVIHLHLEDIGPDTVLLTHEVIKRLNVKPSSKIIFHHARPDMIPAASSLGYSATVFGRKEVLRAAVALKAWGFMVESDFPGVMLNGAVTPWSLAEVEVGLLRDSLATEEFLYKVNIDNIVKSYGVSPP, translated from the coding sequence ATGAGTGCCAACGAGAGCTCCAAGGTACCCATAGCTGACGCTCACTCACACATCAATGCTGTCAGGGGCCTCAGCGCAAATGAGTTTGCAGAGGCTTTCCGTAAAGCTAATGGATGGTTCGTGGCCCTTGTTGGAGTATCGCCTTGGGACTATGGCGCTATGCCCCCCAGCCTGAGGGACGCCTATCTAAAGTCCGTGGATATACACGTCAAAACTTGCTCAGAAATGCGCTCTAAGGGAGTTTCCGTAGCCTGCATAGACGGCTTCTACCCTGGCGACGTTGATAAGCTTCTATCCATGGGGCTAAAGCCGTCTGAAGTCCTGAATCTTGGCAGAGAAGTCCTGCAGTACGAGTTGACGCTATGTAGGAATGGTCTCCTTGATGGAATAGGAGAGGTGGGGAGACAGCATTATAAAGCGATGCCCCTCAGCCTTTTGGTGTCAGAGCTGTTAATGGAGGAGGCCATTAAGGCTGGCTCTGAGGAGGACTGCGTAATTCACCTTCACTTGGAGGATATAGGCCCTGACACCGTACTCCTGACACATGAGGTGATAAAGAGGCTCAACGTGAAACCGTCGAGCAAGATAATATTCCATCATGCCCGTCCCGATATGATTCCCGCGGCCTCCTCCCTTGGGTACTCTGCCACCGTTTTCGGAAGGAAGGAGGTACTGAGGGCTGCCGTCGCCTTGAAAGCCTGGGGCTTTATGGTAGAAAGCGACTTTCCGGGAGTTATGTTAAACGGTGCTGTCACTCCATGGTCGCTTGCAGAGGTTGAAGTAGGGTTGCTAAGGGACTCCCTGGCCACGGAGGAGTTCCTATATAAGGTCAACATAGACAATATTGTAAAAAGCTATGGCGTTTCCCCACCTTAG
- a CDS encoding geranylgeranylglyceryl/heptaprenylglyceryl phosphate synthase, whose amino-acid sequence MKIGKVLRMLLSERDEKGKIHLTLIDPEKTSPEEAERIAMTAADAGSTAILIGGSLGIFEPLLSEVVRAVKKSGLPVILFPGNINGLTPHADAVLFMTLMNSDDPYYVTGVQAQAAPIVLRMGIEPIPTAYIIVGYGGAAGYIGRARPIPYERSDILAAYALASAMMGASLIYLEAGSGAPRPIPPSSVRVVKSVLNSAGFDGLLIVGGGINSPEVAAAIAEAGADGIVNGTLVEKDPRSLYDMVNSLRLRNSRP is encoded by the coding sequence TTGAAGATAGGAAAGGTCCTAAGGATGCTGCTCTCAGAGAGGGATGAGAAGGGTAAGATACACCTGACCCTCATAGACCCTGAGAAGACCTCGCCCGAGGAGGCCGAAAGAATAGCGATGACAGCGGCGGACGCGGGCTCCACGGCGATTCTAATAGGGGGCTCCTTAGGTATCTTTGAGCCTCTACTCTCGGAGGTGGTCAGGGCTGTCAAGAAGTCAGGGCTTCCTGTAATACTGTTCCCTGGAAACATCAACGGTTTAACGCCACACGCTGACGCCGTACTGTTCATGACTCTCATGAACAGCGATGACCCATATTATGTTACGGGGGTTCAGGCCCAGGCGGCCCCCATAGTGTTAAGGATGGGCATAGAGCCCATCCCAACCGCTTACATAATAGTTGGCTATGGCGGCGCCGCAGGCTACATAGGCAGGGCTAGACCTATACCCTACGAGAGGAGCGACATACTGGCCGCCTACGCTCTGGCTAGTGCTATGATGGGGGCCTCGCTAATCTACCTCGAGGCTGGCAGCGGCGCCCCGCGGCCTATACCGCCCAGCTCTGTTAGGGTTGTTAAGTCCGTGCTTAACTCGGCTGGCTTTGATGGTCTCCTGATAGTTGGCGGCGGCATTAACTCGCCCGAGGTCGCTGCAGCTATAGCCGAGGCTGGAGCTGATGGCATAGTTAATGGTACCCTTGTTGAGAAGGATCCGCGCTCGCTGTATGACATGGTTAACTCTTTACGCCTTCGCAACAGCCGGCCTTAG
- a CDS encoding tRNA(Ile)(2)-agmatinylcytidine synthase, with protein sequence MEHQLLSVAIDDTDSQYGGCTTHLTGLILKELGNRALLADYPLLVRLNPNIPWRTRGNAATVLRLLYDGDPKELMETLWSIIEEYTEPRPPLPGKSPGLVVAPGSPWESERLRWLYRKALSDVVTLDVATESLSKYGALWRGGRGVIGAASSLAALSPGEPYTFELTFYRRPENWGSRRCVYSDKVAYLEGQSSGTLNNLELDEGTTSAAPGGPDPVLAGFRGTDPGELWRFDEALCERPHFAVLYRSNQHTGVHLQAQEPRIYRSVNITVTVRSPPLKLPGGHVIVEVSDGVNTYDAAFYEDSGPLARAAELLYPGDVIIIAGGVRPYSPRGKLTISVEAMKVVGVAQRRVQVPPRCPRCGARMESLGRGKGYRCPRCGLRSSGHKQSLVVERELLPGSYYYKIGRARHLSPVGARLPTMDRLPVTINVSDVLRVY encoded by the coding sequence TTGGAGCATCAGCTGCTCAGCGTTGCCATAGACGACACCGATAGCCAGTATGGGGGCTGCACAACGCACCTGACTGGACTGATACTTAAGGAGCTTGGCAACAGGGCGCTCTTGGCCGACTACCCGCTCCTAGTTAGGCTTAACCCAAACATACCGTGGAGGACCAGGGGCAACGCCGCCACGGTGCTCAGGCTTCTTTATGACGGTGACCCTAAGGAGCTCATGGAAACTCTGTGGTCCATAATAGAGGAGTACACGGAGCCCCGCCCTCCCCTTCCTGGTAAGTCGCCAGGCCTAGTGGTGGCCCCCGGGAGTCCCTGGGAGTCGGAGCGACTTAGATGGCTTTACCGCAAGGCCCTCTCTGACGTCGTTACACTTGACGTAGCCACCGAGAGCCTCAGCAAGTATGGAGCGTTATGGCGTGGCGGCAGGGGGGTGATAGGAGCTGCCTCCTCTTTAGCGGCCCTCTCCCCCGGCGAGCCTTACACCTTTGAGCTGACCTTTTACAGAAGGCCGGAGAACTGGGGGAGCAGGAGGTGCGTTTACTCCGACAAAGTGGCTTACCTAGAAGGCCAGAGCAGCGGCACGCTGAACAACTTAGAGCTTGACGAGGGCACTACAAGCGCGGCCCCGGGCGGCCCTGACCCCGTGCTGGCCGGCTTCAGGGGCACGGACCCTGGGGAGCTCTGGAGGTTTGACGAGGCCCTGTGCGAGAGGCCCCACTTCGCAGTACTTTACAGGTCGAACCAGCACACGGGGGTTCACCTGCAGGCCCAGGAGCCTAGGATATATCGCTCCGTGAACATTACAGTAACCGTTAGGTCCCCTCCGCTTAAGCTTCCTGGGGGGCATGTTATAGTTGAAGTCAGCGACGGGGTGAACACATATGACGCTGCCTTCTATGAGGACTCGGGTCCCTTGGCCAGGGCTGCAGAGCTGCTCTATCCAGGGGACGTCATTATCATAGCCGGAGGCGTTAGGCCATACTCGCCCCGGGGAAAACTGACCATCTCTGTCGAGGCTATGAAGGTCGTCGGCGTGGCCCAACGCCGCGTGCAGGTCCCCCCTCGCTGTCCTAGGTGTGGAGCACGAATGGAGAGCCTGGGGAGAGGCAAGGGATATCGGTGCCCCAGGTGTGGCCTGAGATCAAGCGGTCACAAGCAATCACTCGTCGTCGAGAGGGAGCTGCTGCCCGGCAGCTATTATTATAAGATCGGCAGGGCCAGGCACCTATCCCCAGTCGGAGCTAGGTTGCCAACGATGGACAGGCTTCCAGTTACTATTAACGTCAGCGATGTTCTGAGGGTCTACTGA
- the rpiA gene encoding ribose 5-phosphate isomerase A — MSCDPKEAAAAGAVEVAKEFIARASLVGIGTGTTVKEFLVRASGLLRGKRVVSSSLSTALSLSGEGVDVIYYPAGDALIDVYIDGADEVTLSGDMIKGRGGALLGEKMLAFFSRISIFVVGEDKLVEKLGSRGPLPLEVVPEAYPMVASELRSMGFKVVPREGSGKVGPLISDWRGMIVDLYTGPIEDPGDFDMKLHNIPGIVDTGLFLGMADYVVVGRRDCRYEVLRVTRKTKASALRR; from the coding sequence GTGAGCTGCGACCCAAAGGAAGCCGCGGCGGCCGGTGCCGTCGAGGTTGCTAAAGAGTTCATTGCGCGTGCTTCCTTAGTAGGCATTGGCACAGGAACCACTGTTAAGGAGTTTCTCGTGAGAGCCTCCGGCCTGCTTAGGGGCAAGAGGGTGGTGAGCTCCAGCTTATCAACGGCCCTCTCCCTCAGCGGCGAAGGCGTGGACGTCATATATTACCCAGCCGGCGACGCCTTAATAGACGTTTACATAGACGGAGCCGACGAGGTCACGTTAAGCGGCGATATGATAAAGGGCCGGGGAGGGGCGCTGTTGGGAGAGAAAATGCTGGCATTCTTCAGCAGGATCAGCATATTTGTTGTGGGCGAGGACAAGCTTGTTGAAAAGCTGGGCTCCAGGGGACCCCTGCCGTTAGAGGTGGTCCCAGAGGCTTACCCTATGGTTGCCAGCGAGCTCAGGTCAATGGGATTTAAGGTGGTCCCCAGGGAGGGCAGCGGTAAGGTGGGTCCACTAATAAGTGACTGGAGGGGCATGATAGTTGACTTATACACAGGGCCCATAGAGGACCCAGGAGACTTTGACATGAAGCTGCATAATATACCTGGCATAGTCGACACAGGGCTCTTCCTTGGAATGGCAGACTATGTGGTGGTGGGCAGGAGGGACTGCAGGTATGAAGTTCTCAGGGTTACAAGGAAGACCAAGGCCTCCGCTCTACGACGCTGA
- a CDS encoding 4Fe-4S binding protein, whose translation MPISYPAEGSSGKTGLWRTERPVVHLDKCIKCLFCWLYCPEDTILRREDDYVYVDYDYCKGCGICAQACPTHAIEMVPEPSLGSERA comes from the coding sequence GTGCCAATATCATATCCGGCCGAGGGGTCCTCAGGCAAGACAGGCCTCTGGAGGACTGAGCGGCCGGTGGTGCATTTGGATAAGTGCATTAAGTGCCTCTTCTGCTGGCTCTACTGCCCCGAGGACACAATACTAAGGAGGGAGGACGACTATGTTTATGTGGACTATGACTATTGCAAGGGGTGCGGCATCTGCGCTCAGGCATGCCCAACGCACGCGATAGAGATGGTACCTGAACCATCGCTAGGGAGTGAGAGGGCATGA